A genomic region of Mycobacterium sp. Aquia_213 contains the following coding sequences:
- the thrC gene encoding threonine synthase, with the protein MSAPRTAVHKPWPGLITAYRDRLPVGDDWTPITLLEGNTPLIPATRLSEKTGCTVHLKVEGLNPTGSFKDRGMTMAVTDAVARGQQAVLCASTGNTSASAAAYAARAGITCAVLIPQGKIAMGKLAQAVMHGAKIIQIDGNFDDCLELARKMAADFPTISLVNSVNPVRIEGQKTAAFEIVDALGTAPDVHSLPVGNAGNITAYWKGYTEYHQEGVFEKLPRMLGTQAAGAAPLVLGKPVPNPETIATAIRIGSPASWSAAVAAQEQSNGRFVAATDEEILAAYHLVAQSEGVFVEPASAASIAGLLKSVEDGWVARGSTVVCTVTGNGLKDPDTALKDMPSVSPLPVDPVLVVEKLGLA; encoded by the coding sequence ATGAGCGCGCCGCGAACTGCCGTCCACAAACCCTGGCCGGGTCTGATCACCGCCTATCGCGACCGGCTGCCGGTCGGCGATGACTGGACGCCGATCACCCTGCTCGAGGGTAATACCCCGCTGATCCCCGCGACCCGGCTCTCGGAGAAGACTGGCTGCACGGTCCATTTGAAGGTCGAGGGACTCAACCCCACCGGCTCTTTCAAAGACCGGGGCATGACGATGGCCGTGACCGACGCGGTGGCGCGCGGGCAGCAGGCCGTGTTGTGCGCGTCGACCGGAAACACCTCGGCGTCCGCGGCGGCGTACGCGGCACGCGCCGGCATCACCTGCGCGGTGCTGATACCCCAGGGCAAGATCGCGATGGGTAAGCTCGCGCAGGCGGTTATGCACGGCGCCAAGATCATTCAGATCGACGGCAACTTCGACGACTGCCTGGAACTGGCCCGCAAGATGGCCGCCGACTTCCCGACGATCTCGTTGGTCAACTCGGTCAACCCGGTGCGCATCGAGGGGCAGAAGACGGCAGCGTTCGAAATCGTGGACGCATTGGGCACCGCGCCGGACGTCCATTCGCTGCCCGTCGGCAACGCCGGGAACATCACCGCGTACTGGAAGGGCTATACCGAGTACCACCAGGAGGGCGTGTTCGAGAAGCTGCCCCGCATGCTGGGTACCCAGGCAGCCGGAGCAGCGCCCCTGGTACTCGGCAAACCGGTGCCCAACCCCGAGACCATCGCGACCGCGATCCGCATCGGCTCACCGGCGTCGTGGTCGGCGGCCGTTGCGGCCCAAGAACAATCCAACGGGCGTTTCGTGGCCGCGACCGACGAGGAGATCTTGGCGGCCTACCATCTGGTCGCCCAGTCCGAAGGCGTGTTCGTCGAGCCCGCATCCGCGGCCAGCATCGCGGGTCTGCTCAAGTCCGTCGAAGACGGTTGGGTGGCCCGCGGATCGACCGTGGTCTGCACGGTGACCGGCAACGGCCTCAAGGATCCCGACACGGCGCTGAAGGATATGCCGAGCGTGTCCCCGCTGCCGGTGGATCCGGTCCTCGTCGTAGAGAAGTTGGGGCTCGCGTAG
- a CDS encoding homoserine dehydrogenase, translating to MSDNGKPVGVAVLGFGNVGSEVVRIIEASADDLAARIGAPLALRGIGVRRVAPDRGVPVELLTDNIEELVSREDVDIVVELMGPVEPSRKAILAALEHGKSVVTANKALLATSTGELAQAAENAHVDLYFEAAVAGAIPVIRPLTQSLAGDTVVRVAGIVNGTTNYILSAMDSTGTDYDSALADASALGYAEADPTADVEGYDAAAKAAILASIAFHTRVTADDVYREGITKITPADFASAHALGCTIKLLSICERIAGDDGQERVSARVYPALVPLAHPLATVSGAFNAVVVEAEAAGRLMFYGQGAGGAPTASAVTGDLVMAARNRVLGSRGPKESKYAQLPIAPMGFISTRYYVSMNVADKPGVLSSVAAEFAKREVSIAEVRQEGVADEGGRRVGARIVVVTHSATDAALSETVDALADLDVVQSVASVLRLEGTSI from the coding sequence GTGTCCGATAATGGAAAGCCGGTCGGCGTAGCGGTACTCGGGTTCGGCAATGTCGGCAGCGAAGTGGTCCGCATCATCGAAGCGAGCGCGGACGATCTCGCGGCCCGTATCGGGGCGCCTCTTGCGCTGCGCGGCATCGGGGTCCGGCGCGTCGCACCCGATCGCGGTGTCCCCGTCGAGCTGCTCACCGACAACATCGAAGAGCTCGTGTCGCGCGAAGACGTCGACATCGTCGTCGAATTGATGGGGCCGGTGGAGCCGTCGCGCAAGGCGATCCTGGCCGCGCTCGAGCACGGCAAGTCCGTCGTCACCGCCAACAAGGCGTTGTTGGCGACGTCAACCGGAGAGCTGGCGCAAGCAGCCGAAAATGCACATGTCGACTTGTATTTCGAGGCGGCGGTCGCGGGCGCGATCCCGGTGATCCGCCCCCTCACCCAGTCGCTGGCCGGTGACACGGTGGTGCGGGTGGCCGGCATCGTCAACGGCACTACCAACTACATCCTTTCCGCGATGGACAGCACCGGCACCGACTACGACAGCGCCCTGGCCGACGCGAGTGCGCTGGGTTACGCCGAGGCCGATCCCACCGCCGATGTCGAGGGCTACGACGCCGCCGCCAAGGCCGCGATTCTGGCGTCCATCGCCTTCCACACCCGGGTGACCGCCGACGACGTCTACCGCGAAGGCATCACCAAGATCACCCCGGCCGATTTCGCGTCGGCACATGCGTTGGGCTGCACCATCAAGCTGCTGTCCATCTGCGAGCGCATCGCAGGAGACGATGGCCAGGAACGGGTCTCGGCGCGTGTCTACCCGGCACTGGTGCCGCTGGCACATCCGCTGGCCACCGTCAGCGGGGCGTTCAACGCGGTGGTGGTGGAAGCCGAGGCGGCGGGCCGGCTGATGTTCTACGGCCAGGGCGCCGGCGGGGCGCCCACCGCATCGGCCGTGACCGGTGACCTGGTGATGGCCGCGCGCAACCGGGTGCTGGGCAGCCGTGGGCCGAAAGAATCCAAGTACGCCCAACTACCGATCGCACCAATGGGTTTCATATCCACCCGCTACTACGTCAGCATGAACGTTGCGGACAAGCCCGGTGTGTTGTCCTCGGTGGCAGCCGAATTCGCCAAGCGCGAGGTCAGCATCGCCGAGGTTCGTCAGGAAGGCGTCGCCGACGAAGGCGGACGCCGGGTGGGGGCCCGCATCGTGGTGGTCACGCACAGCGCCACCGATGCAGCACTCTCCGAAACCGTTGATGCGCTGGCCGATTTGGATGTCGTGCAGAGTGTGGCAAGCGTGCTGAGATTGGAAGGAACCAGCATATGA
- the prmC gene encoding peptide chain release factor N(5)-glutamine methyltransferase produces the protein MTVLRRAIDSAAAVLAEAGIDSARWDAEELAAHVAGAERGRLTLIESIDDEFLVRYHDVVAARSRRVPLQHLTGTAAFGPVVLHVGPGVFIPRPETEAVLEWATAQRLAGAPVIVDLCTGSGALAVTLSRHWPAARVVAIDDSDAALEYARRNVEGTAVELVRADVTAEGLLPELDGRVDLVVANPPYVPDGVELDPEVAQHDPSHAVFGGPDGMAVIDAVVNLAGRWLRPGGLFAVEHDDTTSSRAVELIKGTGLFDDIQARHDLTGRPRFVTASRSGS, from the coding sequence ATGACCGTCCTACGGCGCGCCATCGACTCTGCTGCGGCGGTGCTCGCCGAAGCCGGAATCGATTCTGCGCGTTGGGATGCCGAGGAATTGGCCGCTCACGTCGCAGGTGCCGAACGGGGGCGGCTGACCCTGATCGAGTCGATCGACGACGAGTTTTTGGTCCGATACCACGACGTCGTCGCCGCCCGCTCGCGGCGCGTGCCGTTGCAGCACCTCACCGGGACGGCGGCATTCGGGCCGGTCGTGCTGCACGTCGGCCCCGGCGTCTTCATCCCGCGCCCCGAGACCGAGGCCGTCTTGGAGTGGGCCACCGCACAGCGCCTCGCTGGGGCACCGGTGATTGTCGATCTGTGCACCGGATCAGGTGCTTTGGCGGTGACGCTGTCCCGGCACTGGCCGGCGGCGCGGGTCGTCGCCATCGACGACTCCGATGCGGCCCTGGAGTATGCGCGCCGCAACGTCGAGGGCACCGCGGTGGAACTGGTCCGCGCCGACGTCACCGCCGAAGGCCTGCTTCCCGAGCTGGACGGGCGAGTCGACCTGGTGGTGGCCAACCCGCCCTACGTTCCGGACGGTGTCGAGCTGGATCCCGAAGTCGCCCAGCATGATCCATCGCACGCGGTGTTCGGTGGTCCGGACGGGATGGCGGTGATCGACGCGGTGGTGAACCTCGCCGGACGCTGGCTGCGTCCCGGCGGCCTGTTCGCCGTCGAGCACGATGACACCACGTCGTCGCGGGCTGTCGAATTGATCAAGGGCACCGGGCTTTTCGATGACATCCAGGCGCGGCACGATCTCACCGGCCGGCCAAGATTCGTGACTGCCAGTAGGAGCGGCTCGTGA
- the rpmE gene encoding 50S ribosomal protein L31, translating into MKADIHPAYGETTVLCGCGNTFQTRSTKDGGHITVEVCSQCHPFYTGKQKILDSGGRVARFEKRYGKRKAGADKESADK; encoded by the coding sequence ATGAAGGCTGACATTCATCCCGCCTACGGAGAGACCACCGTGCTCTGCGGATGCGGCAACACGTTCCAGACGCGCAGCACCAAGGACGGCGGGCACATCACCGTCGAGGTTTGCTCGCAGTGCCACCCGTTCTACACAGGCAAGCAGAAGATCCTGGACAGCGGTGGCCGCGTGGCGCGCTTCGAAAAGCGCTACGGAAAGCGGAAGGCCGGAGCCGACAAGGAATCGGCCGACAAATAG
- a CDS encoding L-threonylcarbamoyladenylate synthase: MTEVFNCAEPEQRSSGIASAVGALKGGRLVVMPTDTVYGIGADAFDNTAVAALLAAKGRGRDMPVGVLVGSWHTIEGLVYTVPDGARELIRAFWPGALSLVVAQAPSLQWDLGDARGTVMLRMPLHPVAIELLREVGPMAVSSANVSGRPPAVNAADARDQLGDLVDVYLDAGPSEQQAASTIVDLTGDTPRLLRAGPVSVERIAEVLGMDPGRLIA; encoded by the coding sequence GTGACCGAGGTGTTCAATTGTGCTGAACCCGAACAGCGTTCCTCCGGAATCGCCTCGGCGGTAGGCGCGCTCAAGGGTGGACGATTGGTCGTGATGCCGACCGACACCGTGTACGGCATCGGCGCCGACGCGTTCGACAACACCGCGGTGGCCGCACTGCTGGCGGCGAAGGGGCGCGGACGCGACATGCCGGTCGGGGTTCTGGTCGGCTCCTGGCACACCATCGAGGGCCTGGTCTACACAGTGCCGGACGGGGCCCGCGAACTGATCCGCGCATTCTGGCCGGGTGCACTGAGTCTGGTTGTGGCACAAGCGCCTTCGCTGCAGTGGGATCTCGGGGATGCCCGTGGCACCGTGATGCTGCGGATGCCGCTGCACCCGGTCGCCATCGAGTTGTTGCGCGAGGTCGGGCCGATGGCGGTATCCAGTGCCAACGTCTCCGGTCGCCCGCCCGCGGTGAACGCCGCCGATGCGCGCGACCAACTCGGAGATCTCGTGGACGTCTACCTCGACGCGGGACCGTCCGAACAGCAGGCCGCCTCGACGATCGTCGACCTGACCGGCGATACCCCGCGCCTGCTGCGCGCCGGACCGGTCAGTGTCGAGCGCATCGCGGAAGTACTCGGAATGGATCCCGGACGGTTGATCGCCTAG
- the fadD1 gene encoding fatty-acid--CoA ligase FadD1 has translation MAETLQQLLRERLDQDAPALKYGERVWTWREHLADASATAAALIDAADPDRPLHVGTLLGNTPDMLTAMAAAALGGYVLCGINDTRRGTALASDILRADCQILLTDPAHQGLLDGLDLPGVRVFDVASESWSKLLAGAGPLTPYSEVAPTDTFMMIFTSGTGGDPKAVQVMHLTVVFAGSTLIERFGLHTHDVCYMSMPLFHSNALLAGWSVAACAGAAMAPATFSASRLLPDLRRYGATFMNYVGKPLAYVLATPEQPDDSDNPLRVAFGNEAGDRDIAEFSRRFDCTVWDGFGSTEGAIIVTREVGCPPGSLGKGFPGVAVYNSETGAECPDAVFGDDGVLANADEAIGELVNTTGAGLFAGYYNDPEATDARLRSGMFWSGDLAYRDADGWIYFAGRSGDWLRVDGENMTTAPIERILERLAPISQVAVYAVPDERVGDQVMAAIVLQDDAELTPAEFGRFLADQPDLSAKAWPRYVWLTDRLPTTATNKVLKRELRARGTTPEGGRLWTRNGQSRAYTPA, from the coding sequence GTGGCGGAGACGCTTCAGCAGTTGCTTCGTGAGCGTTTGGACCAAGACGCGCCTGCGCTGAAGTACGGCGAACGGGTCTGGACCTGGCGCGAACACCTCGCCGATGCCAGCGCTACTGCCGCGGCCCTGATCGACGCGGCCGATCCGGACCGTCCGCTGCATGTCGGCACCTTGCTCGGCAACACACCCGACATGCTCACCGCCATGGCGGCGGCCGCACTGGGCGGCTACGTGCTCTGTGGGATCAACGACACCCGCCGCGGCACCGCGCTGGCCAGCGATATCTTGCGGGCCGACTGCCAGATTCTGCTCACCGATCCAGCCCACCAGGGCTTGCTGGACGGGCTGGATCTGCCCGGTGTGCGGGTGTTCGACGTGGCCAGTGAGTCCTGGTCAAAGCTGCTGGCCGGCGCCGGGCCGCTGACCCCATACAGCGAGGTCGCGCCCACCGACACCTTCATGATGATCTTCACCTCCGGTACCGGTGGCGACCCCAAGGCCGTGCAGGTGATGCATCTGACCGTTGTTTTCGCCGGCTCGACGCTGATCGAGCGGTTCGGCCTGCATACCCACGACGTCTGCTACATGTCGATGCCGCTCTTTCACTCCAATGCGCTGCTGGCCGGCTGGAGTGTGGCGGCGTGCGCCGGTGCCGCGATGGCCCCGGCGACGTTCTCGGCTTCCCGGCTGCTTCCCGACCTGCGCAGGTACGGGGCCACTTTTATGAACTACGTCGGCAAGCCGCTCGCATACGTGCTCGCCACGCCCGAGCAACCCGACGACAGCGACAACCCGCTGCGGGTGGCCTTCGGCAACGAAGCCGGTGATCGGGACATCGCCGAGTTCAGTCGCCGTTTCGACTGCACGGTGTGGGACGGCTTCGGCTCCACCGAGGGCGCGATCATCGTCACCCGCGAAGTCGGCTGCCCGCCGGGGTCGCTGGGCAAGGGCTTTCCGGGCGTGGCCGTCTACAACTCCGAGACCGGCGCGGAGTGCCCGGACGCCGTGTTCGGTGACGACGGCGTGCTGGCCAACGCCGACGAGGCGATCGGCGAGCTGGTCAACACCACCGGCGCCGGACTGTTCGCCGGCTACTACAACGACCCCGAGGCCACCGACGCACGCCTGCGGAGCGGGATGTTCTGGTCGGGTGACCTGGCCTATCGGGACGCTGACGGGTGGATCTACTTCGCCGGTCGCAGCGGTGACTGGCTGCGCGTCGACGGCGAGAACATGACGACCGCGCCCATCGAGCGGATCCTGGAACGGTTGGCGCCGATCAGCCAGGTGGCGGTCTACGCGGTTCCGGACGAACGCGTCGGCGACCAGGTGATGGCGGCGATCGTCCTGCAGGACGACGCTGAGCTGACGCCCGCGGAGTTCGGGCGGTTTTTGGCTGATCAGCCCGACTTGTCGGCCAAGGCGTGGCCGCGATACGTCTGGCTCACCGATCGGCTGCCCACCACGGCGACCAACAAAGTCCTCAAACGCGAGCTCAGGGCGCGCGGAACGACGCCGGAGGGTGGCCGGCTGTGGACCCGAAACGGGCAAAGCAGGGCCTACACACCGGCCTGA
- the rho gene encoding transcription termination factor Rho, translated as MTDTDLFTADENTDSNQLPDAVTTDTPDVKTNVSAGSLSTMVLPELRALANQAGVKGTSGMRKNELIAAIKEIRGQTNGTSAGAAPTEDTGKSEQDKNQEKTAAEEPTAQGEQKDSATEGGPRRERRGASREAGSAARAADEADGEGSESRNGTAPREGDKRETNQRDTNQRDTNQRDTNQRDTNQRDGGPKEAKTDERSSDGGDQQGSGGQQNRGGSNQSNQQDDDGDGRGGRRGRRFRDRRRRGERSGEGGGGGDTELREDDVVQPVAGILDVLDNYAFVRTSGYLAGPHDVYVSMNMVRKNGLRRGDAVTGAVRVPKEGEQPNQRQKFNPLVRLDSVNGGPVEDVKKRPDFQKLTPLYPNQRLRLETTPDRLTTRIIDLIMPIGKGQRALIVSPPKAGKTTILQDIANAITKNNPECHLMVVLVDERPEEVTDMTRSVKGEVIASTFDRPPSDHTSVAELAIERAKRLVEQGKDVVVLLDSITRLGRAYNNASPASGRILSGGVDSTALYPPKRFLGAARNIEEGGSLTIIATAMVETGSTGDTVIFEEFKGTGNAELKLDRKISERRVFPAVDVNPSGTRKDELLLSPDEFGIVHKLRRVLSGLDSHQAIDLLMSQLRKTKTNYEFLVQVSKTTPGNMDND; from the coding sequence GTGACTGATACGGACCTGTTCACGGCTGACGAAAACACCGACAGCAATCAGCTGCCGGACGCCGTGACCACAGACACTCCAGACGTGAAAACCAACGTCTCGGCCGGCTCCCTGTCCACCATGGTGCTGCCCGAGTTGCGTGCGCTGGCTAACCAGGCCGGCGTCAAGGGCACGTCGGGGATGCGCAAGAACGAACTCATCGCCGCGATCAAGGAAATCAGGGGACAGACCAACGGCACATCTGCCGGCGCCGCCCCGACCGAGGACACCGGCAAGTCCGAACAGGACAAGAACCAAGAGAAAACTGCGGCCGAAGAACCGACTGCCCAAGGGGAACAGAAGGATTCGGCGACCGAGGGGGGCCCACGCCGGGAACGACGCGGCGCCTCCCGCGAAGCGGGATCGGCCGCTCGCGCCGCCGACGAGGCGGACGGCGAGGGCTCGGAGAGTCGCAATGGCACCGCGCCTCGCGAGGGCGACAAGCGCGAAACAAACCAACGCGACACAAACCAACGCGACACAAACCAACGCGACACAAACCAACGCGACACAAACCAACGCGACGGGGGCCCCAAGGAAGCCAAGACCGACGAGCGTTCCTCGGACGGTGGCGACCAGCAAGGTTCGGGCGGCCAGCAGAACCGTGGCGGCTCGAATCAGTCGAATCAGCAAGATGACGACGGCGACGGGCGTGGGGGCCGGCGTGGCCGGCGGTTCCGCGACCGCAGGCGCCGCGGTGAACGCTCCGGCGAAGGCGGCGGTGGCGGCGACACCGAATTGCGGGAGGACGACGTCGTCCAGCCGGTAGCCGGCATTCTTGACGTCCTCGACAATTACGCCTTCGTGCGCACTTCCGGCTATCTGGCCGGTCCGCACGACGTCTACGTGTCCATGAATATGGTGCGCAAGAACGGCTTGCGCCGCGGTGACGCGGTGACCGGCGCGGTGCGGGTGCCCAAGGAGGGCGAGCAGCCCAACCAGCGGCAGAAGTTCAACCCGCTGGTCCGCCTGGACAGCGTCAACGGTGGACCGGTCGAAGACGTCAAGAAGCGTCCCGACTTCCAAAAACTGACGCCGTTGTACCCCAACCAGCGGCTGCGTCTGGAAACCACTCCCGACCGGCTGACCACGCGGATCATCGACCTGATCATGCCGATCGGTAAGGGCCAGCGGGCCCTGATCGTGTCGCCGCCCAAGGCCGGTAAGACGACGATCCTGCAGGACATCGCCAACGCGATCACCAAGAACAACCCGGAATGTCACCTGATGGTGGTGCTCGTCGACGAGCGCCCTGAAGAGGTCACCGACATGACGCGTTCGGTGAAGGGCGAGGTCATCGCCTCGACCTTCGACCGCCCGCCGTCGGACCACACGTCCGTCGCCGAGCTGGCCATCGAACGCGCCAAGCGGCTCGTCGAGCAGGGCAAAGACGTCGTGGTGCTGCTGGACTCGATCACCCGCCTGGGCCGCGCTTACAACAACGCGTCACCCGCGTCGGGCCGGATCCTGTCCGGTGGTGTCGACTCCACCGCGCTGTACCCGCCGAAGCGATTCCTCGGCGCAGCGCGCAACATCGAAGAAGGCGGATCCCTGACCATCATCGCCACGGCGATGGTCGAGACCGGATCCACCGGTGACACGGTCATCTTCGAGGAGTTCAAGGGCACCGGTAACGCCGAGCTCAAGCTGGACCGCAAGATCTCCGAACGGCGGGTCTTCCCGGCGGTCGACGTCAACCCGTCCGGTACTCGTAAGGACGAATTGTTGCTCTCGCCCGACGAGTTCGGCATTGTGCACAAGCTGCGCCGCGTGCTGTCGGGTCTGGATTCCCACCAGGCCATCGACTTGCTGATGTCGCAGCTGCGCAAGACCAAGACCAACTACGAATTCCTGGTCCAGGTGTCCAAGACGACCCCGGGGAACATGGACAACGACTAG
- the prfA gene encoding peptide chain release factor 1 yields the protein MTQPVQTIDVLLAEHAELEQRLADPELHSNPDEARKAGRRFARVAPIVATHRKLEAARGDLETARELAADDESFADEVVELEARVAELDTQLTDMLAPRDPHDADDVVLEVKSGEGGEESALFAADLARMYIRYAERHGWTVTVLDETHSDLGGYKDATLTIASKGDSVDGVWSRLKFEGGVHRVQRVPVTESQGRVHTSAAGVLVYPELEEVGAVQIDESDLRIDVYRSSGKGGQGVNTTDSAVRITHLPSGIVVTCQNERSQLQNKIRAMQVLAARLQALAEEQASADASADRASQIRTVDRSERIRTYNFPENRITDHRIGFKSHNLDQVLDGDLDALFDALSAADKQARLQQA from the coding sequence ATGACGCAACCGGTACAGACGATTGACGTGCTGCTTGCCGAGCACGCCGAACTGGAGCAGCGACTGGCCGACCCCGAGTTGCACAGCAATCCCGACGAGGCGCGCAAGGCCGGCCGCCGATTCGCCCGGGTGGCCCCGATCGTCGCCACCCATCGCAAGCTGGAGGCGGCGCGCGGAGACCTGGAGACCGCACGCGAACTGGCCGCCGACGACGAGTCGTTCGCCGACGAGGTCGTCGAACTCGAAGCACGCGTCGCCGAACTGGACACGCAGCTCACCGACATGCTGGCGCCGCGGGATCCGCATGATGCCGACGACGTGGTGCTCGAAGTCAAATCCGGTGAAGGCGGCGAGGAATCGGCATTGTTCGCTGCCGATTTGGCCAGGATGTACATCCGCTATGCCGAGCGGCACGGCTGGACCGTGACGGTGCTCGACGAAACCCACTCCGACCTGGGCGGCTACAAGGATGCGACGCTCACGATCGCCAGCAAGGGCGACTCGGTCGACGGGGTGTGGTCGCGCTTGAAGTTCGAGGGCGGGGTGCACCGCGTGCAACGCGTCCCCGTGACGGAATCCCAAGGCCGCGTGCATACTTCGGCGGCCGGCGTGCTGGTCTATCCCGAACTCGAGGAAGTCGGCGCGGTGCAGATCGATGAATCGGATCTGCGCATCGACGTCTACCGCTCATCCGGCAAGGGCGGGCAGGGCGTCAACACCACCGACTCAGCGGTGCGAATCACCCACCTGCCCAGCGGAATCGTCGTCACCTGCCAAAACGAACGATCGCAGCTGCAGAACAAAATCCGGGCAATGCAGGTGCTGGCCGCCCGGCTGCAGGCACTCGCCGAGGAGCAGGCGTCCGCCGACGCGTCGGCGGACCGGGCCAGCCAGATCCGCACCGTGGATCGCAGCGAACGGATTCGCACCTACAACTTTCCGGAGAACCGGATCACCGATCACCGAATCGGTTTCAAGTCACACAATCTCGACCAGGTTCTCGACGGCGACCTGGATGCGCTGTTCGACGCGTTGAGCGCCGCTGACAAACAGGCCAGGCTGCAACAGGCATGA
- the thrB gene encoding homoserine kinase, with product MLPAGLVASAVVSASSANLGPGFDSIGLALSLYDEIVLETTDSGLVVEVEGEGAGQVPLGPEHLVVRAIERGLQAAGVRAPGMVVRCRNAIPHSRGLGSSAAAVVSGLAAVNGLVAQTESTPFSDAQLIQLSSEFEGHPDNAAAAVLGGAVVSWTERTGEAPGYAAVPLALHPDIRLFCAIPEERSSTAETRVLLPAQVSHEDARFNVSRAALLVVALTKRPDLLMAATEDVLHQPQRAPAMPASAEYLRLLRRLNVSATLSGAGPSVIALTTEPELPAEALDCGVANGFTITEMTAGEGARWSPGVTVAG from the coding sequence CTGCTGCCCGCCGGGCTGGTGGCCAGCGCCGTGGTGTCGGCGTCCAGCGCCAATCTTGGCCCGGGTTTTGACAGCATCGGTCTCGCATTGAGTCTGTACGACGAGATCGTGCTGGAGACAACCGATTCCGGCTTGGTCGTGGAGGTCGAGGGAGAGGGCGCGGGCCAAGTACCGCTGGGCCCCGAGCATCTGGTGGTACGCGCCATCGAGCGCGGGCTACAGGCTGCGGGCGTCCGTGCTCCCGGCATGGTGGTGCGCTGCCGCAACGCCATCCCGCATTCGCGTGGTCTCGGTTCGTCCGCTGCAGCGGTGGTCAGTGGTCTTGCTGCGGTCAATGGCCTTGTCGCACAAACGGAGTCGACCCCGTTCAGCGACGCCCAGTTGATCCAGCTGTCCTCGGAGTTCGAGGGTCACCCCGACAACGCCGCGGCTGCGGTACTGGGCGGTGCGGTGGTTTCGTGGACCGAGCGGACCGGCGAAGCGCCCGGCTACGCGGCCGTCCCGCTGGCGCTGCACCCCGATATCCGGCTGTTCTGCGCAATCCCGGAAGAGCGCTCGTCGACCGCCGAGACCCGGGTGCTGCTGCCCGCCCAGGTCAGCCACGAGGACGCACGATTCAACGTCAGCCGCGCCGCATTGTTAGTGGTCGCCCTGACCAAACGCCCGGATCTGCTGATGGCGGCCACCGAAGACGTGCTTCACCAACCGCAACGGGCTCCCGCCATGCCGGCGTCGGCGGAATATCTGCGACTGCTGCGACGTCTTAACGTGTCGGCGACGCTTTCGGGGGCTGGTCCGTCGGTCATTGCCTTGACGACAGAGCCGGAGCTGCCCGCGGAGGCGCTGGACTGCGGCGTTGCCAACGGATTTACCATCACCGAGATGACAGCCGGCGAAGGGGCTCGCTGGAGCCCGGGTGTCACAGTCGCAGGTTGA